From the Pectobacterium carotovorum genome, one window contains:
- a CDS encoding DEAD/DEAH box helicase — METTEELTAFLLDITQDGYRGRLQARGQARALIRHEGNLPPDAPAFSEGLDSDLADYGFSVLRVSLALRELGGDAVTWRKGFVQAGGAFEALVQNGSQADASRGFYRTMGAASYHLANYSALAFSLLSQLQADQNRSPAEDALALLIVRDLQGLVQRAREWLSSPANRDEGIARAAAEGALDPDDIVSRVATSTMFRALVFFEFALQTGQESLVVEARNLLKRAISLTGAASAVSLWWILRITVNLIDDLWASSLHKVLPSEGPPGSQDYTQLRKLFVSELYCRRSSEVELWPSQLLAAQRAVDVSDDLVVALPTSAGKTRIAEIAALMALACGKRVLIVTPLRALSAQTERSFRKTFTPLGFSVSSLYGSSGVAGNDEDALREQNIVIATPEKLDFALRNDPDIINDVGLIVLDEGHLIGPSEREIRYENLVQRLLRRTDHGDRRIVCLSAILPAGDQLNDLTAWIRSDAPGDPIQSSWRPTRQRFGTLSWLGNSARLSFDLEPDGPFIRHFVPEVPPIRPRRKAFPKDNKELTLAAAWKFSEQGKRALVFCTQRDHVEGFAETALDLQRRGFLPSLLANAQEVERAMAVGREWLGAEHPAVRCLAIGVAIHHGRLPGPFLREVETLLAAGVLRVTVASPTLAQGLNLNAAVLLIPNLYRAGTLITGEEFANVAGRAGRAFVDLEGLVIHVMHQPENWRHQRWRELVTSAKARSLSSGIIVVVNEVIRRLATSGVFARGDAMDYLSSTQDAWFPDAVDGEMESDSMESLIERLDTTVLGLVEALDAQSADLPRLLDEALAGSLWARQIAHLDGAEKQKQVWILLSRAQLIWNKTTVEQRKGQFAMGVGLESGLAIDALAVELTELLDRGDAAALASDADALIAALIGMGERLLAIRPFVPDDPLPANWRDLLGAWVRGQDVGAIGQEGMRFVDDAFVYRLVWAIEAIRMNRRINGGESELPVEGAAAACLEAGLPSNAMAMLVRAGLPSRVAAKIAVEQLAPAFTNRAEMKTWLQSEEVAGFDHVPGWPTLETHAIWQQFRHDVVSSVDGRWASQEWTMQWATDSTVPLRIEVDPQDGQVSIATPDFSQLTTIRQRLQAELPSLLEVESLQSGTSVTIRRIGKGEARWVDKD; from the coding sequence TTGGAAACGACTGAAGAACTGACTGCATTCCTGCTCGACATCACACAAGACGGATATCGAGGTCGCCTGCAGGCCCGGGGTCAAGCAAGGGCTCTTATTCGCCATGAAGGAAACTTGCCACCAGACGCTCCAGCCTTCAGCGAAGGGCTCGACTCCGATCTTGCGGACTATGGCTTCTCAGTACTACGTGTTTCCTTGGCGCTACGCGAGCTTGGAGGCGATGCAGTGACTTGGCGAAAAGGCTTCGTACAGGCAGGTGGGGCTTTTGAGGCATTGGTTCAGAACGGGTCACAGGCCGACGCATCTCGAGGGTTCTATCGAACAATGGGGGCTGCTTCCTATCACTTGGCCAACTACTCTGCGCTGGCATTTTCGCTTCTGTCGCAATTACAGGCCGATCAGAATCGTTCGCCTGCCGAGGATGCGCTCGCGCTCCTAATCGTGCGTGATCTTCAAGGCCTGGTTCAACGTGCGAGGGAGTGGCTTAGCAGCCCAGCGAACCGAGATGAGGGAATCGCCAGAGCTGCGGCCGAGGGAGCGCTTGACCCCGACGATATCGTTTCGCGTGTAGCGACGTCGACTATGTTCAGAGCATTGGTGTTCTTTGAGTTTGCCCTGCAAACCGGCCAAGAGTCCCTCGTTGTAGAAGCTCGCAACCTGCTGAAACGGGCGATTTCGTTGACCGGAGCGGCCAGCGCGGTGTCACTCTGGTGGATTCTTCGAATCACCGTGAACCTGATAGATGATCTTTGGGCAAGCAGTCTGCACAAGGTTCTGCCCTCCGAAGGGCCACCTGGCTCGCAAGACTACACACAACTTCGGAAGCTTTTTGTCTCTGAGTTGTACTGCAGGAGGTCATCTGAGGTCGAATTGTGGCCTTCTCAACTTCTGGCGGCACAGCGAGCCGTCGATGTCTCCGACGACCTAGTGGTCGCGCTCCCCACGAGCGCGGGCAAGACACGGATTGCAGAGATCGCTGCGTTGATGGCCCTGGCGTGTGGTAAACGCGTTTTGATAGTCACGCCACTCAGGGCTCTGTCCGCTCAGACCGAGCGATCCTTCCGCAAGACATTCACACCTCTTGGATTTTCCGTCTCGTCGCTGTATGGAAGCAGCGGTGTAGCAGGAAATGACGAGGATGCGCTGCGGGAACAGAACATCGTCATAGCCACCCCAGAAAAGTTGGATTTTGCTTTGCGGAACGACCCCGACATCATCAATGATGTCGGCTTGATCGTCCTAGACGAAGGACATCTGATTGGTCCAAGTGAACGCGAGATCCGCTATGAGAATCTGGTGCAACGGTTGCTGCGGCGCACTGACCATGGCGACCGACGGATCGTTTGTCTTTCGGCAATTCTGCCGGCAGGCGATCAGCTCAACGATCTGACTGCGTGGATTCGCAGTGATGCGCCTGGCGATCCGATCCAGTCCAGTTGGCGCCCTACGCGTCAGCGCTTTGGCACTCTATCTTGGCTCGGAAATTCTGCGCGGCTGAGCTTCGACCTTGAGCCAGATGGCCCTTTCATTCGACACTTTGTGCCAGAGGTCCCACCCATTCGCCCTCGTCGAAAGGCGTTTCCAAAGGACAACAAGGAGCTAACTCTCGCAGCGGCATGGAAGTTCTCTGAGCAAGGAAAGAGAGCTCTCGTATTTTGCACCCAACGAGATCATGTTGAAGGATTTGCCGAGACGGCCCTGGACCTGCAGCGACGAGGCTTTCTGCCATCTCTGCTTGCCAACGCCCAAGAGGTTGAACGTGCCATGGCCGTAGGTAGGGAGTGGCTAGGCGCGGAACATCCTGCAGTACGCTGTCTGGCCATCGGCGTTGCGATTCATCATGGTCGTCTTCCCGGCCCCTTCCTGCGGGAAGTGGAGACACTACTTGCCGCAGGCGTTCTACGCGTTACCGTGGCGTCACCCACCTTGGCGCAGGGACTGAACCTCAATGCAGCGGTACTCCTGATCCCAAATCTGTACAGGGCGGGCACTCTGATCACGGGTGAGGAGTTTGCCAACGTTGCGGGCCGCGCCGGGCGCGCATTCGTGGATCTCGAAGGACTCGTGATCCACGTAATGCATCAGCCAGAAAATTGGCGCCACCAGCGATGGAGAGAGTTGGTCACGTCGGCCAAGGCTCGGTCACTCTCAAGCGGCATCATTGTCGTGGTCAACGAGGTCATACGGCGCCTCGCGACGTCGGGTGTTTTTGCGCGTGGGGATGCCATGGATTACCTGTCTAGCACGCAAGATGCTTGGTTCCCGGATGCTGTAGATGGTGAGATGGAGTCAGACTCAATGGAGAGCCTCATCGAGCGGTTGGATACAACCGTCCTTGGGCTCGTCGAAGCGCTTGACGCGCAAAGTGCGGATCTACCAAGGCTGCTCGATGAAGCCCTTGCGGGTTCACTTTGGGCAAGGCAAATCGCTCACCTTGACGGCGCCGAAAAGCAGAAGCAAGTGTGGATTCTCCTCAGTAGAGCACAGCTCATTTGGAACAAAACAACGGTCGAGCAACGCAAAGGTCAGTTCGCGATGGGAGTGGGCCTAGAATCGGGCCTTGCCATCGACGCGTTGGCTGTCGAGCTGACTGAGCTTCTTGACCGTGGCGATGCAGCCGCTCTCGCCAGTGACGCAGATGCCCTGATCGCTGCTCTCATTGGAATGGGAGAGCGGCTTCTTGCGATCCGTCCCTTCGTTCCAGATGACCCACTGCCGGCGAACTGGAGAGACTTGCTGGGAGCTTGGGTGCGAGGGCAAGACGTAGGGGCCATCGGCCAAGAGGGAATGCGCTTCGTGGACGACGCATTTGTCTATCGCCTGGTTTGGGCGATTGAAGCCATCCGGATGAATCGGCGCATCAATGGAGGCGAATCAGAACTACCCGTCGAAGGAGCTGCTGCCGCCTGCCTGGAAGCTGGACTACCGTCCAACGCCATGGCCATGCTTGTTCGGGCCGGACTGCCCTCGCGGGTGGCCGCCAAGATAGCCGTGGAGCAACTCGCGCCCGCCTTCACGAATCGCGCGGAAATGAAAACCTGGTTACAATCGGAAGAAGTAGCAGGCTTCGACCATGTTCCTGGATGGCCCACGCTTGAGACTCATGCAATCTGGCAGCAGTTTCGGCACGACGTTGTGTCAAGCGTAGATGGCAGGTGGGCGTCGCAGGAGTGGACGATGCAATGGGCAACAGACTCAACAGTGCCTCTGCGTATTGAAGTTGATCCGCAAGATGGACAAGTGTCGATCGCGACGCCAGATTTTTCACAGCTCACAACAATCAGACAGAGGCTTCAGGCGGAACTACCGAGCCTGCTTGAAGTTGAATCTCTACAGAGCGGAACGAGTGTCACCATCCGCCGTATTGGAAAAGGCGAGGCGCGTTGGGTGGATAAGGACTGA
- a CDS encoding Hachiman antiphage defense system protein HamA, with protein sequence MLYPRWCDRTIQEQDNKQLWRLSERDGGRAAIEATLTTRIRAHYDNLDEIAEDVRELGYPGAAAILAERMPRSTRARSGELGEILATELVEEHLEFEVPIRRLRYKDGREMALRGDDFVGLKLDDQQNLHYLKGESKSRANLANATISEARKALSRDDGRPTATSLLFVADRLMEGEGERRQMGRRIRNEVASRAAPQGRTSHMLFTLSGNATPQALYDDLAAADLVRPHISANLRIEDHQAFILACYERALALGND encoded by the coding sequence ATGCTATATCCACGTTGGTGCGACAGAACTATCCAAGAGCAAGACAACAAGCAGCTATGGCGCTTGTCCGAACGCGATGGAGGAAGGGCTGCTATCGAAGCTACCCTAACTACTCGGATCCGAGCTCACTACGACAATTTGGACGAAATAGCTGAAGACGTCCGTGAGTTGGGATATCCAGGCGCGGCTGCAATTTTGGCTGAGCGCATGCCGCGCTCCACCCGAGCACGTTCGGGAGAGCTTGGCGAGATCCTCGCGACCGAGTTGGTCGAAGAACATCTTGAATTCGAGGTTCCGATCCGTCGCCTGCGATACAAGGATGGTCGAGAGATGGCGCTGCGCGGCGACGATTTCGTCGGTCTAAAGCTCGATGACCAACAAAATTTGCACTACTTAAAAGGCGAGTCTAAGAGTCGTGCAAACCTTGCCAACGCCACCATCTCTGAGGCGCGAAAAGCACTGTCCAGAGACGATGGCAGACCTACGGCAACATCCCTTCTCTTCGTCGCGGATCGACTCATGGAGGGTGAAGGCGAACGACGGCAGATGGGTAGACGGATTCGTAATGAAGTCGCCAGTCGAGCTGCGCCCCAAGGGCGAACCAGTCACATGCTGTTCACCTTGTCGGGCAACGCCACGCCTCAGGCACTGTACGACGATCTCGCAGCGGCGGATCTGGTTCGTCCCCATATTTCTGCAAATTTGCGCATAGAAGACCATCAGGCCTTCATTCTGGCCTGCTACGAGAGGGCTCTGGCACTTGGAAACGACTGA
- a CDS encoding ABC-three component system protein, with translation MSNAHEASASATGYLYQCRYALLKGLEATLDSPEFRISIEKFDDIAFEANGLPIHLIQTKHHKAKTGKLTDSSADLWKTLLIWIKSVATDSGGFSRTRHFLITTGLAPSNSASFLLRTESRNEAQADFLLLTTANSSNNRALQEAFNAYKILPEEARFALLRSIYVLDRSPSITDVKEDIYRQLHRAVGRQHIEIFTERLEGWWFDQVIRMLSGNEVGSIPVLAIESRIDELREEFRRSSLPVDFRSFSPPQEVIAQLDSRPFVNQLRKINLGSARIEYAIRDYYRASEQRSKWVREELLLNDELKTFEQDLIEAWQPRFAAQKDDLLPDSDESDRIRSGKDLFTWAEQQACFPLRSLRERFLTHGSYHILANRYAVGWHPDYMQNNSDEQKGED, from the coding sequence ATGAGTAACGCGCATGAGGCCAGCGCGTCGGCCACTGGCTATCTGTATCAGTGTCGCTACGCATTGCTAAAAGGACTGGAAGCTACTCTGGATTCACCAGAGTTCAGGATTTCAATTGAAAAGTTTGATGATATAGCTTTTGAGGCAAACGGCTTACCGATTCATCTTATCCAGACCAAACATCATAAAGCCAAAACTGGAAAGCTGACTGACAGCAGCGCTGACCTTTGGAAAACGCTACTCATCTGGATAAAAAGTGTAGCCACCGATAGTGGCGGTTTCTCAAGAACTCGTCACTTCCTAATAACAACTGGTTTGGCACCTTCGAATTCGGCGTCTTTTCTATTACGGACAGAAAGTCGTAACGAGGCTCAAGCCGATTTTTTGTTACTCACGACTGCAAACAGTTCAAATAACCGCGCGCTACAAGAAGCTTTCAACGCCTATAAGATCTTACCGGAGGAGGCTCGATTTGCTCTGTTAAGATCAATATATGTACTTGATAGATCTCCCTCGATTACTGATGTTAAAGAAGATATTTACCGGCAATTGCACCGTGCTGTAGGAAGACAGCATATCGAAATTTTCACCGAGCGTTTAGAAGGCTGGTGGTTCGACCAAGTGATACGTATGCTCAGCGGCAATGAGGTGGGCAGCATCCCAGTGCTGGCTATTGAATCCCGCATTGATGAACTGCGAGAGGAGTTTCGACGTTCCTCATTACCTGTAGATTTTCGGTCATTTTCTCCTCCTCAAGAAGTGATCGCTCAGCTAGATAGTCGACCCTTTGTCAATCAATTGCGTAAGATAAATCTCGGGTCGGCCCGTATTGAGTATGCCATCCGTGATTATTATCGAGCTTCAGAGCAACGCTCAAAATGGGTAAGAGAAGAATTATTGCTTAATGATGAGCTTAAAACGTTCGAGCAAGACCTGATAGAGGCTTGGCAGCCACGATTCGCCGCACAGAAAGACGATTTATTACCTGATAGCGATGAGTCCGATCGTATACGTTCTGGAAAGGACCTGTTCACATGGGCAGAACAGCAGGCATGTTTTCCTCTCCGCAGCCTACGAGAGCGGTTTCTTACCCACGGAAGCTACCATATTTTGGCTAACCGATACGCAGTGGGGTGGCACCCTGACTACATGCAGAATAATAGTGATGAACAGAAAGGAGAGGATTGA
- a CDS encoding three component ABC system middle component yields the protein MMEPWSSRPIEESYLFNPAFCVLLIANTSSEFNKKTGCSLPFALAFIILPIILHQKTRKALPATTVTSLMAWCQDNRDTMINFPDRVRRLNGITRESILFGTRQSALCLDENGDLKKGAKLLSPTEKRTPLFTQEAGECIERAAFLGRWLAAAGTTATIYAAWGIAP from the coding sequence ATGATGGAGCCTTGGTCTTCCCGTCCCATCGAGGAGAGCTACCTCTTCAACCCAGCTTTCTGCGTATTGCTTATAGCCAATACATCGTCAGAATTCAATAAAAAGACCGGTTGCTCTTTACCCTTTGCACTAGCCTTTATAATCCTTCCGATAATTCTTCATCAGAAAACACGCAAGGCTCTGCCTGCTACAACCGTAACGTCACTAATGGCATGGTGCCAGGACAACCGAGATACGATGATTAATTTCCCCGACAGAGTCAGGCGGCTAAACGGTATTACCCGTGAGAGCATATTATTTGGCACAAGGCAAAGCGCTCTTTGCTTGGATGAAAATGGTGATTTAAAGAAAGGAGCTAAACTGCTCTCACCTACAGAAAAACGAACGCCGCTGTTTACTCAGGAAGCCGGAGAATGCATTGAGCGTGCGGCATTTCTGGGGCGTTGGCTCGCAGCAGCTGGTACAACAGCGACTATTTATGCTGCATGGGGGATAGCGCCATGA
- a CDS encoding DUF3732 domain-containing protein has product MSLQIASLVIYNHGGERREITLHPGQLNILTGASKTGKSAIIDIIDYVTGRSECYVADGVIRKCTQWYGILFQLNDSQIFIARRNPDAGTQSHGDIYIARGSSLSIPDGATLHKNTTVNAVEKFLGTAIGINENEHRPPSPTRPSLEANFRHSLLFCFQDQNDIDNKQRLFHRQDDGFIAQAIRDTFPYFLGAMDEERLLQQAQLDDARKLLRQLERLVREAESLDDATFPRAKALLEEAKMAGLTDDRTVVVNYEACMTLLQSLSERGVFSDAVVVSDHDDILMRLRSERQGMRTELERLNSEIRETRAFTSESTGYEREAREQRARLSVVNLIKSSEVSQLCPLCESHLENVPPSVAQLNHSLNELSRQLEAVEAENPRLQKRLAALQIQENTLLSNLRENQKKISDCIQQAEYLRVQQENFMLQARTLGKIAQYLETVSDAEQYSGLRTRLENQQLTVSFLEKKLDPTAVREKLAAFLNIIGRYMTEYSELLDLEHQGSNLRLDIRKLTVVADTLDGPVPLFRMGSGENWVGYHILAHLALHRWFRQKKRPVPGFLILDQPSQAHYPPEKDNDGSIDSLKNEDQNAVNRLFSLINHAAKTLAPDLQIIVMDHADLKDDWFQAAVSDRWRNGVKLIPTSWITPQK; this is encoded by the coding sequence ATGAGTCTTCAGATAGCCAGCCTTGTGATTTACAACCACGGGGGAGAACGTCGTGAAATCACCCTTCATCCCGGTCAACTGAACATCTTGACCGGCGCATCCAAAACGGGTAAATCAGCAATAATTGATATTATTGATTACGTTACCGGGCGAAGCGAATGTTACGTAGCCGATGGCGTTATCCGCAAATGTACGCAATGGTATGGGATCCTTTTTCAACTGAATGATAGCCAAATCTTTATCGCGCGACGCAATCCAGATGCCGGTACACAGTCTCACGGCGACATCTATATTGCCCGCGGGAGCTCCCTGTCGATTCCCGATGGCGCAACTCTCCACAAAAACACTACAGTCAACGCTGTGGAGAAATTTCTGGGAACGGCAATCGGCATTAATGAAAACGAACACCGTCCCCCGAGTCCTACGCGACCCTCTCTGGAGGCAAATTTCCGCCACTCGCTTCTTTTTTGTTTCCAGGATCAGAACGATATTGATAACAAACAGCGTCTGTTTCATCGCCAAGATGATGGTTTTATAGCGCAGGCTATCCGGGACACCTTTCCTTATTTTCTTGGCGCAATGGATGAAGAGCGGCTCTTACAGCAAGCCCAATTGGACGATGCGCGAAAACTACTGCGTCAGCTTGAAAGGTTGGTACGGGAAGCTGAATCGCTGGATGACGCCACATTTCCGCGTGCAAAAGCTCTTCTTGAAGAAGCTAAAATGGCAGGGCTTACCGACGATCGAACCGTAGTTGTAAACTATGAGGCCTGCATGACTCTGCTCCAAAGCTTGAGCGAGCGAGGAGTATTTTCAGATGCAGTTGTAGTAAGTGATCATGATGACATATTGATGCGACTGCGCTCAGAACGTCAAGGGATGCGTACTGAGCTTGAGAGACTGAATAGCGAGATTCGTGAAACGCGGGCGTTTACCTCAGAATCAACCGGCTATGAGCGAGAGGCGCGGGAGCAGCGTGCAAGACTCAGCGTAGTGAATTTGATAAAGTCCTCAGAGGTATCGCAGCTTTGTCCTCTTTGCGAAAGTCACCTCGAAAACGTTCCTCCTTCTGTTGCTCAACTCAACCATTCACTCAATGAATTGAGCCGACAACTTGAGGCGGTAGAAGCAGAAAATCCAAGGCTCCAGAAGCGCTTAGCAGCCCTCCAAATACAGGAAAATACTCTCCTCAGTAATCTTCGAGAGAATCAGAAAAAAATCAGTGATTGCATCCAACAAGCTGAATATCTGCGAGTACAGCAGGAAAACTTTATGCTGCAGGCGCGGACTCTGGGGAAAATCGCACAGTATCTTGAAACTGTCAGCGATGCAGAGCAGTATTCGGGTCTTCGCACCCGGTTAGAAAATCAGCAATTAACTGTAAGTTTCCTTGAAAAAAAATTGGATCCGACTGCTGTACGAGAGAAACTTGCGGCCTTCCTCAATATAATCGGCCGTTATATGACTGAATATTCGGAACTTCTCGATCTAGAACATCAGGGAAGCAACCTGCGTCTAGATATCCGCAAACTCACCGTTGTGGCAGATACCTTGGACGGACCGGTACCACTTTTCCGTATGGGCAGTGGGGAAAATTGGGTCGGCTACCATATTTTGGCTCATCTGGCCCTTCATCGCTGGTTCCGTCAAAAAAAACGCCCCGTGCCAGGATTTCTAATTCTCGACCAGCCATCGCAGGCGCATTATCCACCTGAAAAAGATAATGATGGGTCTATTGACTCTCTGAAGAATGAAGATCAGAACGCTGTAAATCGGCTGTTCAGCCTAATCAACCACGCTGCTAAAACGCTCGCCCCTGATTTACAGATAATAGTTATGGACCATGCAGACCTTAAAGATGACTGGTTTCAGGCTGCAGTCTCTGATCGCTGGCGTAATGGCGTAAAACTTATTCCAACAAGCTGGATAACACCCCAGAAATAA
- a CDS encoding IS66 family transposase produces the protein MGVAFAYALNQWGALCYYCDDGPVEPDNDDAERALREVCLGKRIIYSSVVTMAVSAAHCFMG, from the coding sequence TTGGGGGTGGCGTTCGCTTATGCGCTCAATCAGTGGGGTGCTCTGTGTTATTACTGCGATGACGGGCCGGTGGAACCTGATAATGATGATGCGGAGCGGGCGCTGAGAGAGGTCTGTCTGGGGAAAAGAATTATATATTCTTCGGTAGTGACAATGGCGGTGAGCGCGGCGCACTGCTTTATGGGCTGA
- a CDS encoding IS3 family transposase (programmed frameshift), which translates to MRKIRFTEHQIIAVLKSVEAGRTVKDVCREAAISEASYYNWKAKYGGMEAADIKKIKDLEDENRRLKQMFADLSLECRALKDVIEKKPLKPAIKRELVNYLTTQFTMSIRQACRTLSLSRTVFRYQPDTRRDEAVIQRLTEVAERYPRYGFKKLFQVLRRQGRVWNHKRVHRIYCLLKLNFRRKGKQRLPVRNPAPLATPEALNQSWSIDFMHDALVCGRRFRTFNVVDDFNREALAIEIDLNIPAQRVVRVLDRIVANRGYPLKMRMDNGPELVSLALAQWAEEHGVMLEFIKPGKPTQNAFIERFNRTYRTEILDFYLFRTLNEVREITERWLAEYNNERPHESLNNLTPEEYRLMAENPEVSKSAWN; encoded by the exons ATGCGTAAGATCCGATTCACTGAGCACCAGATCATCGCCGTCCTGAAATCAGTCGAGGCTGGCAGGACCGTCAAAGATGTGTGCCGCGAGGCTGCTATTTCTGAAGCCAGCTATTACAACTGGAAAGCAAAATATGGCGGGATGGAAGCCGCTGATATTAAAAAAATCAAAGACCTTGAGGACGAGAATCGTCGTCTGAAGCAAATGTTTGCCGATCTGAGTTTGGAATGCCGGGCGCTGAAAGACGTCATCGAAAAAAAGC CTTTAAAACCAGCGATAAAGCGTGAGCTCGTCAACTATCTGACCACGCAATTTACGATGAGCATACGCCAGGCATGCAGGACGTTATCGCTAAGCAGGACGGTGTTTCGTTATCAACCGGATACGCGACGTGATGAAGCGGTGATCCAGAGGCTGACCGAGGTCGCTGAGCGCTATCCCCGCTACGGTTTTAAGAAGCTTTTTCAGGTACTTCGCAGGCAGGGGCGCGTCTGGAACCACAAACGCGTTCACCGGATTTACTGCCTGCTGAAACTGAATTTTCGCCGTAAGGGAAAGCAACGTCTGCCGGTGCGCAATCCGGCTCCGCTGGCGACGCCGGAAGCACTTAACCAGAGCTGGTCGATAGATTTTATGCATGATGCGCTGGTGTGTGGTAGACGCTTCCGGACCTTCAATGTGGTGGATGATTTTAACCGTGAAGCGCTGGCGATAGAAATTGACCTGAATATCCCGGCGCAACGCGTCGTGAGAGTGCTAGACAGGATAGTGGCAAACCGCGGCTATCCGCTGAAGATGCGGATGGATAACGGGCCAGAACTGGTCTCACTGGCACTGGCGCAATGGGCCGAAGAACATGGTGTGATGCTGGAATTTATCAAGCCGGGTAAGCCAACACAGAACGCGTTTATAGAACGGTTTAACCGAACATACCGGACAGAAATACTGGATTTTTACCTGTTCAGAACACTGAATGAAGTACGAGAAATAACGGAGCGCTGGCTGGCTGAATATAACAACGAGCGGCCTCATGAATCCCTGAACAACCTGACGCCGGAAGAGTACCGGCTGATGGCCGAAAACCCGGAAGTCTCAAAAAGTGCGTGGAACTAA
- a CDS encoding ArdC family protein, protein MRGTKTGVLTEQSGSSKTKLSRTKTDIYQTVTDNIISALEAGVKPWSCPWQRVPGISGLPSNYATGAAYSGVNIMLLWISASEQGFNDSRWMTYKQAKVEGGQVRKGEHGTTAIFYTMLERENDEGETDYIPMLKTFTVFNVEQIDGLPLSDEAVFPAETFEPLPQAEALFRNSSATIIEKGQNAYFAPSTDEIHLPERRLFSDAANFYATGLHELVHWSGAKSRLNREMKGEFGSEDYAFEELIAELGSAFLMADLGIVGEVQHESYIASWLKALKNDKRYIFKAASAASKAHRYLVDKI, encoded by the coding sequence GTGCGTGGAACTAAAACAGGTGTGCTTACAGAGCAGTCAGGCTCCTCAAAAACGAAATTATCAAGAACCAAAACAGATATTTATCAAACCGTCACCGACAACATTATCTCGGCACTTGAAGCCGGAGTTAAGCCATGGTCTTGCCCGTGGCAGCGCGTACCGGGCATATCAGGATTACCTTCAAATTATGCGACTGGCGCTGCTTACAGCGGGGTGAATATCATGTTGTTGTGGATCAGTGCGTCAGAACAGGGATTCAATGATTCGCGGTGGATGACCTACAAACAGGCAAAAGTGGAAGGTGGTCAGGTACGCAAGGGAGAACACGGCACAACAGCCATTTTCTATACCATGCTGGAAAGGGAAAATGACGAAGGAGAAACTGACTATATTCCGATGCTTAAGACTTTCACCGTGTTTAATGTTGAGCAAATTGACGGTTTGCCTCTGAGTGATGAAGCCGTTTTCCCGGCAGAGACCTTTGAGCCGTTACCGCAGGCGGAAGCGCTTTTCCGTAACAGTAGTGCAACCATCATTGAGAAGGGGCAGAACGCCTATTTCGCACCATCAACCGACGAAATCCATTTACCGGAACGCCGTCTTTTTAGCGATGCTGCCAATTTCTACGCTACGGGTCTGCATGAGCTGGTTCACTGGAGTGGAGCCAAAAGTCGGCTGAATCGTGAAATGAAAGGGGAGTTTGGCAGTGAGGATTATGCTTTTGAGGAGTTGATCGCCGAGCTTGGAAGCGCGTTCCTGATGGCGGACCTGGGGATTGTCGGAGAGGTTCAGCATGAAAGTTATATTGCTTCCTGGCTGAAAGCACTGAAGAACGACAAACGCTATATTTTCAAGGCCGCCAGCGCGGCATCCAAAGCGCATCGTTATTTGGTGGATAAAATCTGA
- the mobC gene encoding MobC family replication-relaxation protein has protein sequence MLITAYSERQTRHREKIQRLLNFLKEETYSDFKTLMLLFGFRDHKSLYSLLSKVEGMGLIHKHVLISRTMKISLWGITSDGLAVVLTPDDALFPARFEPSKITGWTLEHHLDNQAARIILEQKGASGWINGDRTTFLSRYQVSHRPDGLITLPSGTVIAIETERRLKTRARYQSIIASHLLARTRKDWIYVFYIVPDPQKKRGLERLFDSIRHVIVNHQHIPLETRHRNVFRIYTLDELQQLDVGHCI, from the coding sequence ATGCTTATCACCGCATACAGCGAACGCCAGACGCGACACCGCGAAAAAATACAACGACTGCTGAATTTTCTGAAGGAAGAAACGTACAGTGACTTTAAAACGCTGATGCTGCTGTTCGGATTCCGAGATCATAAATCACTGTATTCCCTGCTTTCAAAAGTCGAGGGCATGGGCTTAATCCACAAGCACGTCTTGATATCGCGGACGATGAAAATTTCATTATGGGGCATAACCAGTGACGGACTGGCCGTTGTATTAACACCAGACGATGCGCTTTTCCCGGCGCGGTTTGAGCCTTCAAAAATCACCGGCTGGACGTTGGAGCATCACCTTGATAATCAGGCAGCCCGCATCATCCTTGAGCAAAAAGGCGCATCCGGGTGGATAAATGGCGACCGCACAACCTTCCTCAGCCGGTATCAGGTCAGTCATCGCCCGGACGGGTTGATCACCCTGCCCAGCGGCACCGTGATCGCCATTGAGACCGAGCGTCGTCTGAAAACCAGAGCCCGATACCAGTCAATCATCGCCAGCCATTTACTGGCCCGGACCCGTAAAGACTGGATTTACGTTTTTTATATCGTGCCAGACCCGCAGAAAAAGCGCGGTCTTGAAAGGCTGTTTGACAGCATCAGGCACGTTATCGTTAACCATCAGCACATCCCGTTGGAAACCCGTCACCGGAATGTCTTCCGCATCTACACGCTCGACGAGCTACAACAGCTTGATGTAGGCCACTGCATATAG